Proteins found in one Haloferax litoreum genomic segment:
- a CDS encoding HAD family hydrolase, whose amino-acid sequence MDANVVLFDMDGVLVDSEQYWHAFEDDWVFADAIESGDPAHEEITGMNFREIYDYLDEEYGTTVTKEEFVAAYHENAEALYGEKVVLMDGAEKLFSDLRAAGKKVAIVSSAPQDWISTVRERFALDPLDLVLSADDIDDPGKPEPHIYEHAAAELGVAPEECIVVEDSVNGIESAARSGAHTIAYRVDHNSELDLSQADQIVDGPEELRAALLGDD is encoded by the coding sequence ATGGATGCGAACGTCGTGCTGTTCGACATGGACGGAGTGTTGGTCGATTCCGAACAGTACTGGCACGCCTTCGAGGACGACTGGGTCTTCGCCGACGCCATCGAATCCGGTGACCCCGCACACGAGGAGATTACGGGGATGAACTTCCGCGAGATATACGACTACCTCGACGAGGAGTACGGGACCACCGTCACGAAAGAGGAGTTCGTCGCGGCGTACCACGAGAACGCCGAAGCACTCTACGGTGAGAAAGTAGTCCTGATGGACGGCGCGGAGAAACTCTTCTCCGACCTCCGCGCCGCCGGGAAGAAAGTCGCCATCGTCTCGTCTGCACCACAGGACTGGATTTCGACTGTCCGCGAACGGTTCGCTCTCGACCCACTCGACTTGGTTCTCTCGGCGGACGACATCGACGACCCCGGCAAGCCCGAACCCCACATTTACGAACACGCCGCCGCGGAACTCGGCGTCGCCCCCGAGGAGTGCATCGTCGTCGAAGACTCGGTGAACGGCATCGAATCGGCCGCCCGGTCTGGGGCGCACACCATCGCCTACCGCGTGGACCACAACAGCGAGTTGGACCTCTCGCAGGCCGACCAAATCGTGGACGGTCCCGAGGAACTCCGGGCGGCACTGCTCGGCGACGACTGA
- a CDS encoding Sjogren's syndrome/scleroderma autoantigen 1 family protein: MESIRVFAGDCTVRFEGSRDRVQRGRVVVVAKPDRTVLVHDTSGYQPVAWLTRADSLTVESGPESFGIVARAGDQVLTVESHDSARRSEYPASEAGVPVGSHPGTGEPLVRTGGSVVGLDSGVEFSLPAGATVLDETCDDCGLPLMRVERGATFEVCIDRQCDPLDDHVKDRFDGEWTCPDCGSPLRIIRRGGRLLAGCDAYPECETAFSVPSGVVVDDCECGLPIFETGRGRRCLDSTCAFA; this comes from the coding sequence ATGGAATCTATCCGCGTCTTCGCAGGCGACTGCACCGTCCGATTCGAGGGGTCTCGTGACCGCGTCCAACGTGGTCGGGTCGTCGTCGTCGCCAAACCCGACCGAACCGTCCTCGTCCACGACACCAGTGGGTACCAACCCGTCGCGTGGTTGACCCGCGCCGACTCGTTGACGGTCGAATCTGGACCAGAGTCGTTCGGCATCGTCGCCCGCGCAGGCGACCAAGTCCTCACCGTCGAATCGCACGATTCCGCTCGTCGCTCCGAGTACCCCGCGAGTGAAGCAGGTGTCCCAGTCGGCAGTCACCCCGGCACCGGCGAACCTCTCGTCCGAACCGGTGGGTCAGTCGTCGGCCTCGACTCGGGCGTCGAGTTTTCGCTTCCGGCGGGTGCGACAGTCCTCGACGAGACGTGCGACGACTGTGGGTTGCCACTGATGCGGGTCGAACGCGGGGCCACCTTCGAGGTGTGCATCGACCGTCAGTGCGACCCGCTGGACGACCACGTGAAAGACCGGTTCGACGGCGAGTGGACGTGTCCCGACTGCGGGTCGCCGCTTCGCATCATCCGCCGCGGCGGTCGGTTGCTCGCCGGGTGCGACGCCTACCCCGAGTGTGAGACGGCATTCTCGGTCCCGTCAGGTGTCGTCGTGGACGACTGTGAGTGCGGCCTGCCGATATTCGAGACGGGTCGCGGTCGGCGGTGTCTCGACTCCACGTGTGCGTTCGCATGA
- the endA gene encoding tRNA-intron lyase, which produces MQGRLEDGVVHLPGDARQRFHDSRGYGRPTGGNDLDVAPVEAAHLLSRGDIDGVDGMGLRELLARTGTTLDFVVYKDLRDRGFYLSPAREGWPGVDDPDGADFLVYPRGKGPWDGVVEHRVRVAGERQSIPVSSLGETVLAIVDEDGDLTYFDTEGYVPEGSATEDLPSGLDAELLSDRALLWTGVDQLYQQGFYGQRLYGRNADSGPLQLSLLEAASLACRDALDIAESDVVARGRDVEGDRFDRRLAVYSALREAGTVPKSGFKFGSDFRVYTDFETVSNLSHSEFLVRVVTPDHTFVPRDLSLDVRLAGGVRKRMVFALTDANGQIDWLSVSRLTP; this is translated from the coding sequence ATGCAAGGACGCCTCGAAGACGGTGTCGTCCACCTCCCGGGCGACGCCCGCCAGCGGTTCCACGACTCGCGTGGCTACGGGAGGCCGACCGGTGGGAACGACCTCGATGTCGCGCCCGTCGAGGCCGCGCACCTCCTCTCGCGCGGCGACATCGACGGCGTAGACGGGATGGGCCTGCGCGAACTCCTCGCGCGAACCGGCACCACGCTCGACTTCGTCGTCTACAAAGACCTCCGCGACCGGGGATTCTACCTCTCGCCCGCACGCGAAGGATGGCCCGGCGTGGACGACCCGGACGGTGCCGACTTCCTCGTCTACCCGCGCGGCAAAGGTCCGTGGGACGGCGTGGTCGAACACCGAGTTCGAGTCGCCGGCGAACGCCAGTCGATTCCCGTCTCCTCGCTCGGTGAGACGGTCCTCGCCATCGTCGACGAGGACGGCGACTTGACGTACTTCGACACCGAGGGCTACGTTCCCGAGGGGTCGGCCACCGAGGACCTCCCGTCTGGCCTCGACGCAGAACTCCTCTCGGACCGGGCGCTCCTGTGGACCGGCGTCGACCAGTTGTACCAACAGGGATTCTACGGCCAGCGACTCTACGGCCGAAACGCAGACAGCGGTCCGCTCCAACTCTCGCTCCTCGAAGCGGCGTCCCTCGCCTGCCGCGACGCACTCGATATCGCCGAATCCGATGTCGTCGCTCGCGGCCGCGACGTGGAAGGCGACCGCTTCGACCGCCGTCTCGCGGTCTACTCCGCACTCCGCGAGGCAGGGACGGTTCCCAAGAGCGGGTTCAAGTTCGGGTCGGACTTCCGGGTCTACACCGACTTCGAGACGGTGTCGAACCTCTCGCACTCCGAGTTCCTCGTGCGCGTGGTCACGCCCGACCACACGTTCGTCCCGCGTGACCTCTCGCTGGACGTTCGTCTCGCGGGCGGTGTCCGCAAGCGAATGGTTTTTGCGCTGACCGACGCCAACGGACAGATAGACTGGCTTTCGGTCAGTCGGCTTACGCCATGA
- a CDS encoding tryptophan--tRNA ligase yields the protein MTDDEPAERIRTDGGTAEGADEVALDPWGSSTIADYRKLFEEFGIEEFDEILDEVPNPHYLMRRGVIFGHRDYRPVLEAMRDGDDFAVLSGFMPTGDPHIGHKLVFDEIIWHQQQGGDAYGLIADMEAHSARGISWDEINEHSRDYLLSLIALGFDTEEGELYRQSDNDRLQRLAFELGGKANYSEFEGIYGFDGETNISHMQSVVTQMADILYPQLDDPQPTVIPVGPDQDPHVRFARDLATRMRFFKVTEAFASFELSDAERPVVAAAYDAREEYAEDADVPRCGEAAEWLADADLDAAGILVDESVRDSAVEKLENAGMEPLRPRIRFFARQATDEAFEALIEEIEGEKRRYDQHIDAFDVDVEEAEDLAREVEAHHGGYGFIPPSSIYHRFMTGLTGGKMSSSIPASHISLLDDPEDGYDKVKSATTGGRDTAEEQRELGGEADKCPVYELYAYLLTGDDDELAKEVYDECVGGERLCGGCKEQAATMMREFLEDHQEKREEAEAILDSLDIDLETERRGVAAEH from the coding sequence ATGACAGACGACGAACCCGCGGAGCGCATCCGCACCGATGGAGGCACAGCAGAGGGAGCAGACGAAGTCGCTCTCGACCCGTGGGGCTCGTCGACCATCGCCGACTACCGCAAACTGTTCGAGGAGTTCGGCATCGAGGAGTTCGACGAAATCCTCGACGAGGTACCGAACCCACACTACCTGATGCGCCGGGGGGTCATCTTCGGCCACCGCGACTACCGCCCGGTACTCGAAGCGATGCGCGACGGTGACGACTTCGCCGTCCTCTCGGGGTTCATGCCGACGGGCGACCCCCACATCGGCCACAAACTCGTCTTCGACGAGATAATCTGGCATCAACAGCAGGGTGGCGACGCGTACGGCCTCATCGCCGACATGGAGGCCCACTCTGCCCGTGGCATCTCGTGGGACGAAATCAACGAGCACAGCCGCGACTACCTGCTGTCGCTCATCGCACTCGGCTTCGACACCGAGGAGGGCGAACTCTACCGTCAGTCGGACAACGACCGACTCCAGCGACTCGCGTTCGAACTCGGTGGGAAGGCCAACTACTCGGAGTTCGAGGGTATCTACGGGTTCGACGGTGAGACCAACATTTCGCACATGCAGTCGGTTGTCACCCAGATGGCCGACATCCTCTACCCGCAGTTGGACGACCCGCAACCGACGGTCATCCCGGTCGGCCCCGACCAGGACCCCCACGTCCGGTTCGCCCGTGACCTCGCCACGCGGATGCGCTTTTTCAAAGTGACCGAGGCGTTCGCGTCGTTCGAACTCTCGGACGCCGAACGTCCGGTGGTCGCCGCCGCCTACGACGCCCGCGAGGAGTACGCCGAAGACGCCGATGTGCCGCGGTGCGGTGAAGCGGCCGAGTGGTTAGCCGACGCCGACCTCGACGCCGCCGGTATCCTCGTGGACGAATCCGTCCGCGACTCGGCGGTCGAGAAACTCGAAAACGCCGGCATGGAACCGCTCCGTCCGCGTATTCGGTTCTTCGCCCGGCAGGCTACCGACGAGGCGTTCGAGGCACTCATCGAGGAAATCGAGGGCGAGAAGCGTCGGTACGACCAGCACATCGACGCCTTCGACGTCGACGTCGAGGAAGCCGAAGACCTCGCCCGCGAGGTAGAGGCCCACCACGGCGGCTACGGGTTCATCCCGCCGTCGTCCATCTATCACCGCTTCATGACCGGTCTCACGGGCGGCAAGATGTCGTCGTCCATCCCGGCGAGTCACATCTCGCTGTTGGACGACCCCGAAGACGGCTACGACAAGGTCAAGTCCGCGACGACCGGTGGCCGCGACACGGCCGAGGAACAACGCGAACTCGGCGGCGAGGCCGACAAGTGCCCCGTCTACGAACTGTACGCCTACCTCCTCACCGGCGACGACGACGAACTCGCCAAAGAGGTGTACGACGAGTGTGTCGGCGGCGAACGACTCTGTGGCGGGTGCAAAGAGCAGGCCGCGACGATGATGCGCGAGTTCCTCGAAGACCATCAGGAGAAGCGCGAAGAAGCGGAAGCAATCCTCGACTCGCTCGATATCGACTTAGAGACAGAACGACGGGGCGTCGCCGCCGAACACTAA
- a CDS encoding ornithine cyclodeaminase family protein, producing MVQILSADAVRELLSLSELFPVVEEAFVKQGRGEVERPPRPHFPVGIRVDSIRDGIGPQGESNEDPATDSPLGTALTMPAYIHGRSVYATKLAAVHPNNAAQCLPTVNAQVVLTDSTTGLPLGFFDGNSITSARTGCIGGLAAEYLATDPIRLGVIGAGTQARWQTRAIAAGSDVESVRIYSPSDSRDVCAADLRGEGLPADAVDSPEEAVSDANVVVTATTSTDPVFDGKSLEPGTLVVAVGAYTAEMQELDETTFDRAARVFADVPEEVADIGDVREAGLSESDLVPLSEVFEGVVGRDSDEEILVVESVGSAVLDAATAEYLYEKARERGVGEDVGL from the coding sequence ATGGTTCAGATTCTCTCTGCGGACGCCGTCCGCGAACTTCTCTCGCTCTCAGAGCTCTTCCCAGTCGTCGAAGAGGCGTTCGTGAAGCAGGGCCGCGGCGAGGTCGAGCGGCCACCGAGGCCACACTTTCCGGTCGGTATTCGTGTCGACAGTATTCGAGACGGAATCGGCCCACAGGGAGAGTCGAACGAGGACCCAGCGACAGATTCGCCACTCGGAACCGCGCTGACGATGCCGGCGTACATCCACGGGCGGTCAGTGTACGCGACAAAACTCGCTGCCGTCCACCCGAACAACGCCGCGCAGTGCCTCCCGACGGTGAACGCACAGGTCGTCCTGACCGACTCGACGACCGGCCTCCCACTCGGGTTCTTCGACGGGAACAGCATCACCAGCGCTCGCACGGGGTGCATCGGTGGATTGGCCGCAGAGTACCTCGCTACCGACCCGATTCGACTCGGTGTCATCGGCGCGGGCACACAGGCACGCTGGCAGACCCGCGCTATCGCCGCGGGGTCCGACGTCGAGTCGGTTCGTATCTACTCACCCAGCGACTCTCGCGACGTGTGCGCCGCCGACCTGCGTGGCGAGGGACTCCCCGCGGATGCGGTCGATTCACCCGAAGAAGCCGTCTCCGACGCGAACGTCGTCGTCACCGCGACGACCAGTACCGACCCCGTGTTCGACGGCAAATCGCTCGAACCCGGTACGCTCGTCGTCGCCGTCGGTGCCTACACCGCGGAGATGCAGGAACTCGACGAGACGACGTTCGACCGGGCGGCGCGGGTCTTCGCCGACGTTCCCGAGGAAGTCGCAGACATCGGCGACGTACGTGAGGCCGGCCTCTCGGAGTCGGACCTCGTGCCCCTCTCGGAGGTGTTCGAGGGCGTCGTCGGCCGGGACTCAGACGAAGAGATTCTCGTCGTCGAGAGCGTTGGCTCGGCGGTGCTCGATGCGGCGACGGCCGAATACCTCTACGAAAAAGCGCGTGAACGCGGCGTCGGCGAAGACGTGGGGTTGTAG
- a CDS encoding NAD(P)/FAD-dependent oxidoreductase, giving the protein MHVLIVGGGVVGLACAYALTDRGADVTVCEAGTLGGGSTGRAAGGIRTQFSTRVNVELSLSSIPVWESFADEFGVDIDYRRPGYLFLARTEETASAFRDNVEMQTELGAPSRVLDPEKARAHVPELRTEQFVAATYSPADGIADPHSAVQGYADAVRNAGGDIRSNTPVTGLEREGDGGGESEDDDSRAWHVETPDETFEADAVVCAAGAWTKRVAAFAGLDLPIAPRRRQIAVVEPDGDLPDDAPLTIDLDTGSYFRPERDDTAIVGGHFADSDPDVDPDRFDESMDVDWAVEATERADDCAAYFGPETRIRNGWAGLYAVTPDHHAILDEVAPGFVVAAGFSGHGFQHAPATGEAVADFCLDENECDVDVSDLSLDRFEAGETLTEQNVA; this is encoded by the coding sequence ATGCACGTCCTCATCGTCGGTGGCGGCGTCGTCGGACTCGCCTGCGCGTACGCCCTCACCGACCGCGGTGCCGACGTTACCGTCTGCGAGGCGGGGACACTCGGCGGCGGAAGTACCGGCCGGGCGGCGGGCGGCATCCGAACGCAGTTTTCCACCCGGGTCAACGTCGAACTCTCGCTTTCGAGTATCCCCGTCTGGGAGTCGTTCGCCGACGAGTTCGGCGTCGATATCGACTACCGCCGGCCGGGATACCTCTTCCTCGCGCGGACCGAAGAGACGGCGTCGGCCTTCCGCGACAACGTCGAGATGCAGACCGAGTTGGGCGCGCCGAGTCGCGTCCTCGACCCCGAGAAAGCGCGCGCGCACGTCCCCGAACTCCGCACAGAACAGTTCGTCGCGGCAACCTACTCCCCTGCTGATGGCATCGCCGACCCGCACTCCGCGGTACAGGGATACGCAGACGCGGTCCGCAACGCTGGTGGCGACATACGGAGCAATACACCGGTGACGGGACTCGAACGCGAGGGTGACGGGGGCGGCGAGAGTGAGGACGACGACAGTCGCGCGTGGCACGTCGAGACGCCGGACGAGACGTTCGAGGCGGATGCCGTGGTCTGTGCGGCGGGCGCGTGGACGAAGCGCGTCGCCGCATTCGCCGGTCTCGACCTGCCAATCGCCCCCCGCCGGCGACAAATCGCGGTCGTCGAACCGGACGGTGACCTCCCGGACGACGCACCGTTGACAATCGACCTCGACACAGGGTCGTACTTCCGCCCGGAACGGGACGACACCGCCATCGTCGGCGGACACTTCGCCGACTCGGACCCGGACGTGGACCCCGACCGGTTCGACGAGTCGATGGACGTCGACTGGGCGGTGGAGGCGACAGAACGCGCCGACGACTGCGCCGCGTACTTCGGGCCGGAGACGAGGATTCGCAACGGGTGGGCCGGGTTGTACGCCGTGACGCCCGACCACCACGCGATTCTGGACGAAGTCGCGCCGGGGTTCGTCGTCGCCGCCGGCTTTTCGGGACACGGTTTCCAGCACGCACCGGCGACTGGTGAGGCGGTTGCTGACTTCTGTCTCGACGAGAACGAGTGTGACGTGGACGTGTCGGACCTCTCGCTGGACCGATTCGAGGCGGGCGAGACGCTCACAGAACAGAACGTGGCGTGA
- the pheS gene encoding phenylalanine--tRNA ligase subunit alpha — translation MRLPESQVAVLNAASATDERTIEQLAEATDLKPETVTGAAFDLRDDGLVSVTETIEEDVELTDEGVEYAEGGLPEVRLYRAALDVGDGDSVPMGQVIGASSLGGPQVDIALSNFARKGYGHIDSGELAPDADADPDADEEAAALAALVAGDSVDDAVLDQLESRNLVVRRERTIRAVTLTDEGVTAMMEGVEAAETVDRLTPEMLTSGEWEDVEFTEYNVEADAPEVRGGKKHILRQTADRVKDVLTGMGFAEMEGPHADADFWINDCLFMPQDHPARTHWDRFALDVPPMEDIPEDLIDRVRDAHLNGVGEDGDGYHSPWSEDFARAIALRGHTTSLSMRYLSGHEVGELEPPQRYFSVEKVYRNDTLDPTHLLEFYQIEGWVMAEDLSVRDLMGTFEEFYSHFGITDIQFKPHYNPYTEPSFELFGRHPETGELIEIGNSGMFREEVLRPLGVECDVMAWGLALERLLMLMYGFDDIRDVHGTMCDLDLLRETEVLR, via the coding sequence ATGCGACTTCCGGAATCACAGGTCGCGGTGTTGAACGCCGCGAGCGCTACAGACGAACGGACGATAGAACAGTTGGCGGAGGCGACGGACCTGAAACCAGAGACGGTGACGGGTGCGGCCTTCGACCTGCGCGACGACGGCCTCGTCTCGGTCACAGAGACCATCGAGGAAGACGTCGAACTGACCGACGAGGGCGTCGAGTACGCCGAAGGCGGCCTTCCAGAGGTCCGACTCTACCGCGCCGCACTCGACGTCGGCGACGGCGATTCGGTCCCGATGGGGCAGGTCATCGGTGCCTCCTCGCTTGGCGGCCCGCAGGTCGATATCGCGCTGTCGAACTTCGCGCGAAAGGGCTACGGCCACATCGACTCGGGCGAACTCGCGCCCGACGCGGACGCCGACCCCGACGCTGACGAGGAGGCCGCAGCACTCGCGGCCCTCGTCGCCGGCGACAGTGTCGACGACGCCGTCCTCGACCAACTCGAATCACGCAACCTCGTGGTCCGCCGCGAGCGAACCATCCGCGCCGTCACCCTCACCGACGAGGGCGTCACGGCCATGATGGAAGGCGTCGAGGCGGCCGAGACGGTGGACCGTCTCACGCCCGAGATGCTCACCTCCGGTGAGTGGGAAGACGTCGAGTTCACCGAGTACAACGTCGAAGCCGACGCCCCCGAGGTACGCGGCGGCAAGAAACACATCCTTCGGCAGACGGCAGACCGCGTGAAGGACGTGCTCACCGGCATGGGCTTCGCCGAGATGGAAGGTCCGCACGCCGACGCGGACTTCTGGATAAACGACTGCTTGTTCATGCCGCAGGACCACCCGGCACGCACGCACTGGGACCGCTTCGCCCTCGACGTGCCGCCGATGGAAGACATTCCCGAGGACCTCATCGACCGCGTCCGCGACGCCCACCTCAACGGCGTCGGCGAAGACGGGGACGGCTACCACTCGCCGTGGAGCGAGGACTTCGCTCGCGCTATCGCCCTCCGCGGGCACACCACATCGCTGTCGATGCGCTACCTCTCGGGCCACGAAGTCGGCGAACTTGAACCGCCGCAGCGGTACTTCTCCGTCGAGAAGGTCTACCGCAACGACACGCTCGACCCGACCCACCTGCTGGAGTTCTATCAAATCGAGGGCTGGGTGATGGCGGAAGACCTCTCGGTGCGCGACCTGATGGGTACCTTCGAGGAGTTCTACTCGCACTTCGGCATCACGGACATCCAGTTCAAACCGCACTACAACCCCTACACGGAACCGTCGTTCGAACTGTTCGGCCGACACCCCGAGACGGGCGAACTCATCGAAATCGGCAACTCCGGGATGTTCCGCGAGGAAGTCCTCCGCCCACTCGGCGTCGAATGCGACGTGATGGCGTGGGGCCTCGCCTTAGAGCGTCTCTTGATGCTCATGTACGGTTTCGACGACATCCGCGACGTTCACGGAACGATGTGTGACCTCGACCTGCTCCGCGAGACGGAGGTGCTCCGATAA
- the pheT gene encoding phenylalanine--tRNA ligase subunit beta, whose product MPVVDVQPDELRRLTGHEEKSDEEFKDDLFALGLEFEGVTDDGAFQLEFGPDRLDRLSVEGVARSLRYQYGDARGVSVPKTNDPDWTIVVDESVPDERPYVTGAVIRGVDLDDAALDSLIQLQEKLHATMGRKRAKGAIGIHDLTMLKGDVLSEDATGNSITYTGIAPDGDTFVALDSNEELTPAEVLEQHATGQKYADLVSEYERYPAIYDEIGLFSFPPVINGRRTEVSTDSRDLFVELTGTDQWTIDRMCTIICYALAARGATIEQVEVQYEDGTVVKPDFDVDTKHVSHDRIESILGVELEMDEVIDLFERSGLDANAELGEQTVYEVSIPPYRVDVLHPLDLVDDVGRAYGFNDLEPRYPDVGTVGQRHERSRLEDAARNSLVGLGFEDMLDFHMISEGENYERMGIEPGTDVLGGGEPASITEPYSEDYTMLRTWVLPSLTMVLENNTHRAYPQDLAEIGHVAHRDDDENTRVAEARHVAAVLARHDATYEDAKARLAALCGDFDVELETPATEHPSFIPGRTAAVVIDGEEVGIVGELHPKVIVGHDLELPVAAFEFDLSALA is encoded by the coding sequence ATGCCCGTAGTCGACGTTCAACCAGACGAACTGCGCCGCCTGACCGGCCACGAAGAGAAGTCCGACGAGGAGTTCAAAGACGACCTGTTCGCGCTCGGCCTCGAATTCGAGGGCGTGACCGACGACGGGGCCTTCCAACTGGAGTTCGGCCCGGACCGCCTCGACCGTCTCTCGGTCGAAGGCGTCGCCCGGTCGCTTCGCTACCAGTACGGCGACGCCCGTGGCGTCTCCGTCCCGAAGACGAACGACCCAGACTGGACTATCGTCGTCGACGAGTCCGTCCCGGACGAGCGACCCTACGTCACGGGTGCGGTCATCCGTGGCGTGGACTTAGACGACGCCGCGCTGGACTCGCTCATCCAACTGCAGGAGAAACTCCACGCGACGATGGGTCGCAAGCGCGCGAAGGGCGCGATTGGCATCCACGACCTGACGATGCTGAAAGGCGACGTGCTCTCGGAGGACGCCACCGGCAACTCCATCACGTACACGGGAATCGCCCCCGACGGCGACACCTTCGTCGCCCTCGACTCGAACGAGGAACTCACGCCCGCCGAGGTGCTCGAACAACACGCGACCGGACAGAAGTATGCCGACCTCGTCTCTGAGTACGAGCGTTACCCGGCCATCTACGACGAAATCGGCCTGTTCTCGTTCCCGCCGGTCATCAACGGCCGTCGGACCGAGGTGTCGACCGACTCGCGTGACCTGTTCGTCGAACTCACCGGCACCGACCAGTGGACCATCGACCGGATGTGCACCATCATCTGTTACGCGCTGGCCGCCCGCGGGGCGACCATCGAGCAAGTCGAAGTCCAGTACGAAGACGGCACCGTCGTCAAACCCGACTTCGACGTCGACACGAAACACGTCAGCCACGACCGAATCGAGTCGATTCTCGGCGTCGAGTTAGAGATGGACGAGGTCATCGACCTCTTCGAGCGCTCTGGACTCGACGCGAACGCCGAGTTGGGTGAACAGACAGTCTACGAAGTCTCCATCCCACCGTATCGCGTCGACGTGCTCCACCCGCTGGACCTCGTCGACGACGTGGGTCGGGCCTACGGCTTCAACGACCTCGAACCGCGCTACCCCGACGTGGGGACGGTCGGGCAGCGTCACGAGCGCTCCCGACTCGAAGACGCCGCCCGCAACAGTCTCGTCGGACTCGGGTTCGAGGACATGCTCGACTTCCACATGATTTCGGAAGGAGAGAACTACGAGCGCATGGGTATCGAACCCGGCACGGACGTGCTGGGCGGCGGCGAACCCGCCTCCATCACCGAACCCTACAGTGAGGACTACACCATGCTCCGCACGTGGGTGCTCCCGTCGCTGACGATGGTGCTGGAGAACAACACCCACCGCGCGTACCCACAGGACCTCGCCGAAATCGGCCACGTGGCCCACCGCGACGACGACGAGAACACCCGCGTCGCCGAAGCGCGCCACGTCGCCGCCGTTCTCGCCCGCCACGACGCGACCTACGAGGACGCGAAGGCCCGCCTCGCCGCACTCTGTGGCGACTTCGACGTGGAACTGGAGACGCCAGCGACCGAACACCCGTCGTTCATCCCCGGTCGGACCGCCGCCGTCGTCATCGACGGCGAGGAAGTCGGTATCGTCGGTGAACTCCACCCGAAGGTCATCGTCGGACACGACCTCGAACTGCCGGTCGCGGCGTTCGAGTTCGACCTGTCGGCGCTGGCGTAA
- a CDS encoding trans-sulfuration enzyme family protein, translated as MNDYELTRETLAVTHGERGQAPAPGVEDVVVPLHLSSTYSVPDVDPDADLELLDPDAGEYLYSRLSNPTRNALEHRLAALEGAEHALAFVSGTAAITATMTAMIRPGDHIVAFEDLYGGTKTMLNRLFAERLDVDVTFVDATDVANVEDAMREETRLIWMETPTNPLMHLCDIEAIAAIADEWDTIFGVDNTFLSPYFQNPLSLGADVVVHSTTKYLNGHSDSIGGAVVTNRDDIMDELAFLQRVGMGSMLSPFDSYMTLRGIKTLPLRMRQHEENAMEIARFLESHDAVTRVLYPGLESHPQHELAARQQSGFGGVLSFELDTDLDGTAEFLGRLREFPLAVSLGGVESLIEHPATMTHSPLAQTERDRLGISNSLLRMSVGVEHVDDLLADLDAALASV; from the coding sequence ATGAACGATTATGAACTAACGCGCGAGACGCTGGCAGTCACCCACGGCGAGCGCGGACAGGCTCCTGCGCCCGGTGTCGAAGACGTCGTCGTCCCGCTTCACCTCTCGTCGACGTACTCGGTTCCCGACGTAGACCCCGATGCGGACCTCGAACTGCTCGACCCGGACGCGGGCGAGTATCTCTACTCGCGGTTGTCGAACCCCACGCGAAACGCACTGGAGCATCGGTTGGCGGCACTCGAAGGTGCGGAGCACGCCCTCGCGTTCGTGTCGGGGACGGCGGCCATCACGGCGACGATGACGGCGATGATTCGCCCCGGTGACCACATCGTCGCGTTCGAAGACCTCTACGGCGGGACGAAGACGATGCTCAACCGCCTCTTCGCCGAGCGACTCGACGTGGACGTGACGTTCGTCGACGCGACGGACGTTGCCAACGTCGAAGACGCCATGCGGGAGGAGACGCGTCTCATCTGGATGGAGACGCCGACGAACCCGCTCATGCACCTCTGCGACATCGAGGCTATCGCCGCCATCGCCGACGAGTGGGACACCATCTTCGGCGTGGACAACACCTTCCTCAGTCCGTACTTCCAGAACCCGCTGTCGCTCGGTGCCGACGTGGTCGTCCACAGCACGACGAAGTACCTCAACGGCCACTCCGACTCCATCGGCGGTGCCGTCGTCACCAACCGCGACGACATCATGGACGAACTCGCGTTCCTCCAGCGTGTCGGCATGGGGTCGATGCTCTCGCCGTTCGACTCCTACATGACCCTCCGCGGTATCAAGACGCTCCCACTGCGGATGCGCCAACACGAGGAGAACGCGATGGAGATTGCGCGGTTCCTCGAATCCCACGACGCCGTCACGCGTGTCCTCTACCCCGGCCTCGAATCCCACCCACAGCACGAACTCGCCGCCCGGCAGCAGTCCGGGTTCGGTGGCGTGCTCTCGTTCGAACTCGACACCGACCTCGACGGGACGGCCGAGTTCCTCGGCCGCCTGCGCGAGTTCCCCCTCGCAGTGAGTCTCGGCGGTGTCGAGAGCCTCATCGAGCACCCGGCGACGATGACGCACTCGCCACTCGCTCAGACCGAACGGGACCGTCTCGGTATCTCGAACTCGCTGCTTCGCATGTCCGTGGGCGTCGAACACGTCGACGACTTGCTCGCTGACCTCGACGCGGCGCTAGCGTCGGTCTAA